Proteins encoded within one genomic window of Pieris rapae chromosome 1, ilPieRapa1.1, whole genome shotgun sequence:
- the LOC110994461 gene encoding MAU2 chromatid cohesion factor homolog: MASTQDAWYISLLGLAEHFRTSNPPDIKSCIQCLQAVFNFKPPQRVEARTHLQLGNILLTHTKNIDLARTHLEQSWCLSQSINGFDDVKFEAASVLADLFEQQGQPTHSKPILRKAIELSQHSVYWHCRLIFQLAQIHATEKEYEVASSLLGVGVDYAQISNAAYTRVLFLLSRVMLLLIDKKIQEVLPLLNQAGHLVESWVGSPHQKEYLKVFFLVLQVCHYLMAGQVKSVKPCLKQLQQSIQTIMAPTWPDDDTVCGGSPGGESFVWLSRQQLYVLVYLVTVMHSAQAGYMDKAHKYTEKALAQIDKLNCNEEPGLVNAGRGAGRRGGAALAWRLRMALVEHAALCRLVAGGKAHALHEIARAAHLLTHPPDAQCAAAHTPQLHCLLGLYAMSMNCMDAAEAQFHTAIHMSQERDLWMFAKLNLAIVYLRGRRDNDLAQIMEQVRPEALPAYAHGLRAASYYVLGLQAFFQARYNEAKRYLRETLKMANAEDLNRLTSCSLVLLGHIFLSINNSRESMNMVTPAMQLASKIPDVHVQLWASAILKDLYRLAGDTERENEAYQMHCNFSQALLKDHFQATQLPQHALVNWTSGPPPALPAPSVSHT; encoded by the exons ATGGCGTCAACGCAGGACGCTTGGTATATTTCTTTACTTGGTTTAGCAGAACATTTTCGTACATCTAATCCCCCTGACATAAAAAGTTGTATTCAATGCTTACAagctgtttttaatttcaagcCACCTCAAAGAGTTGAAGCCAGAACCCATTTACAACTTGGGAATATCCTTTTGACACACACTAAAAACATCGACTTGGCGAGAACTCATTTAGAGCAAAGT TGGTGTTTATCTCAAAGTATCAATGGATTTGACGATGTTAAGTTTGAAGCAGCGAGTGTACTTGCTGATTTGTTTGAACAACAGGGTCAGCCAACTCATTCAAAGCCTATATTACGAAAGGCGATTGAATTATCACAACACAGTGTTTACTGGCACTGCAGGCTCATATTCCAACTAGCa CAAATTCATGCAACAGAAAAAGAATATGAAGTAGCAAGTAGTCTACTAGGAGTAGGTGTGGATTATGCCCAAATATCAAATGCTGCTTATACAAGGGTGCTCTTTCTCTTAAGTAGGGTTAtg TTACTGTTAATAGATAAGAAGATTCAAGAAGTTTTACCATTATTAAATCAAGCTGGACATCTTGTGGAGTCCTGGGTCGGAAGTCCACACCAAAAGGAATACCTTAAAGTATTCTTTCTTGTTTTACAA GTGTGTCACTATTTAATGGCTGGACAAGTCAAGAGTGTCAAACCCTGTCTAAAGCAATTACAACAAAGCATTCAGACAATTATGGCACCAACGTGGCCTGATGATGACA CTGTGTGCGGCGGCAGTCCCGGAGGCGAATCCTTCGTGTGGCTGTCTCGGCAGCAGCTGTACGTGCTGGTCTACTTGGTAACGGTGATGCATTCGGCGCAGGCCGGCTACATGGACAAGGCGCACAAGTACACTGAGAAAGCCTTGGCTCAGATCGACAAGCTCAATT gTAACGAAGAGCCAGGGTTGGTCAACGCGGGTCGTGGTGCCGGCCGTCGAGGGGGCGCAGCCCTGGCCTGGCGTCTACGCATGGCTCTGGTGGAGCACGCAGCCCTATGCCGCCTCGTGGCCGGAGGCAAAGCTCACGCGTTGCACGAGATTGCGCGGGCTGCCCATCTGCTCACGCACCCCCCGGATG CCCAGTGCGCAGCGGCTCATACTCCCCAACTGCACTGCCTGCTGGGCCTGTACGCCATGTCCATGAACTGCATGGACGCCGCCGAGGCGCAGTTCCACACCGCCATACAC ATGTCACAAGAGAGAGATCTGTGGATGTTTGCGAAATTGAATCTGGCTATTGTGTATCTACGAGGACGGAGAGATAATGATCTAGCCCAAATTATGGAACAG gtgCGACCTGAAGCATTACCCGCGTACGCGCACGGCCTTCGGGCAGCGTCTTACTACGTACTAGGTCTACAAGCATTCTTCCAGGCGAGATATAATGAAGCaaa acGGTATCTACGTGAAACGTTGAAGATGGCGAACGCCGAAGACCTAAATCGTCTTACGTCCTGCTCACTCGTACTCTTGGGCCATATCTTCCTCTCTATCAACAATTCCCGCGAAAGCATGAATATGGTGACACCTGCTATGCAATTGGCGAGTAAAATACCGGACGTGCACGTGCAATTGTGGGCGTCGGCTATTCTCAaag
- the LOC110994458 gene encoding 60S ribosomal protein L12 gives MPPKFDPNEIKVVNLRCIGGEVGATSSLAPKIGPLGLSPKKVGDDIAKATSDWKGLKITVQLIVQNRQAQISVVPSAAALIIRALKEPPRDRKKQKNIKHSGNITLEDVIGIAKVMRARSMARYLSGTVKEILGTAQSVGCTIDGRPPHDLINDINSGALTIDE, from the exons atgcCGCCCAAATTCGACCCTAACGAAATTAAAGTCG TGAACTTGAGATGTATTGGAGGGGAAGTTGGAGCTACATCGTCTTTAGCTCCTAAGATCGGTCCTCTTGGTCTC TCCCCAAAAAAAGTGGGGGATGACATAGCAAAGGCAACTAGTGACTGGAAAGGACTAAAGATTACTGTGCAGTTGATAGTACAAAACAGACAAGCACAGATCTCTGTTGTGCCTTCTGCTGCTGCCCTGATCATAAGAGCTTTAAAAGAACCCCCACGTGACCGCAAGAAGCAAAAGAAca TTAAACACAGTGGAAACATCACCTTAGAAGATGTCATTGGTATTGCTAAAGTCATGAGGGCCAGGTCAATGGCACGTTATCTGTCAGGAACAGTTAAAGAAATCCTTGGTACAGCTCAATCTGTTGGCTGCACAATAGATGGTAGACCACCACATGACCTTATTAATGACATCAACAGTGGTGCTCTTACTATTGatgaataa
- the LOC110994438 gene encoding tumor susceptibility gene 101 protein → MSNEENALKGFLTKYKYRDFTSKEVTSLIQVYRGLTYRLEAFVFNNGARKDLLNLEGTIPVNYKGAYYNIPVCIWLMDTHPQNAPLCFVKPTPDMSIKVSKFVDSNGKVYLPYLHEWKPNGSTLQNLVQCMITAFGELPPVYSKPRNEVRAPYPAGPFMPQPSGYPYVQLPGPPNQTPYPTPSPYPATSNLPYPNFGTPYPGPANMNGTPYPPNFPPATSYGPTPDVAGGTITEEHIKASLLSAVEDKLRRRLKEQSQQSQAELETLRRTQQELREGKTRLEDILGRLQRERTDLDKNVATLQEKEKELQSAVERLGAQEGIDVDEAVVTTAPLYSQLLNAFAEEATLEDAIYYMGEALRKEVIDLDTFLKQVRTLARRQFTLRALMHKCRQKAQLAC, encoded by the coding sequence ATGTCTAACGAAGAAAATGCTCTAAAaggatttcttacaaaatataagtatCGTGACTTTACCTCCAAAGAAGTTACAAGTCTTATACAAGTATATCGGGGCTTGACTTATCGTCTAGAAGCTTTTGTATTCAACAATGGAGCAAGAAAGGATTTGCTTAATCTGGAAGGTACTATTCCTGTGAATTACAAAGGcgcttattataatataccagTATGCATTTGGTTGATGGACACTCATCCACAAAACGCCCCTTTATGTTTCGTGAAACCAACTCCAGACATGTCGATTAAGGTCTCTAAATTCGTAGATAGCAATGGCAAGGTGTACTTGCCTTATTTACATGAGTGGAAGCCGAATGGGTCAACCCTACAGAACCTTGTCCAATGTATGATTACTGCTTTTGGTGAATTGCCCCCTGTTTACTCGAAACCAAGAAATGAGGTTCGTGCACCATACCCTGCTGGGCCGTTTATGCCACAGCCTTCAGGGTACCCATATGTACAGCTTCCAGGACCACCTAACCAAACTCCATATCCAACACCTAGCCCTTATCCTGCAACATCAAACTTACCATATCCTAATTTTGGCACTCCTTATCCAGGACCAGCTAATATGAATGGCACTCCTTATCCTCCAAATTTTCCTCCAGCAACAAGCTATGGTCCAACCCCTGATGTAGCAGGTGGTACAATAACAGAAGAACACATTAAGGCTTCTCTACTATCAGCTGTAGAAGATAAACTAAGGAGAAGGCTAAAAGAACAATCACAACAATCACAAGCTGAGCTTGAAACATTACGTAGAACACAGCAAGAGTTACGTGAAGGAAAAACCAGGCTTGAAGATATACTTGGTCGTTTACAACGAGAAAGAACAGATTTAGATAAGAATGTAGCGACTTTACAAGAAAAAGAGAAAGAATTGCAATCGGCTGTTGAAAGACTAGGAGCACAAGAGGGTATAGATGTTGATGAAGCAGTAGTTACTACAGCACCCCTGTACTCACAGCTATTAAATGCATTTGCGGAAGAAGCAACACTTGAAGatgcaatttattatatggGAGAAGCCTTACGAAAAGAAGTTATTGATTTAGATACATTTCTGAAACAGGTGCGTACCCTAGCACGACGTCAATTTACTTTGAGGGCCCTAATGCATAAGTGCAGGCAAAAGGCACAATTGGCTTGTTAA
- the LOC110994437 gene encoding serine--tRNA ligase, cytoplasmic produces MVLDLDLFRADKDGDPDKIRENQRKRYKDVALVDTVVEQDTLWRKLRHDADNFNKLKNVCSKEIGLKMKNKEPVGPEDDPVPSEVADNLINISNEQLKPLTVNQIKKVRVLIDEAITKNEQNLLAAEKLRSSALREVGNHLHESVPVDDDEDHNAVERTFGDCTMKKNYSHVDLICMIDGMDGERGSAVAGGRGYYLKGPAVFLEQALVQLSLRILFHKGYTPLYTPFFMRKEVMQEVAQLAQFDEELYKVIGKGSENKGDNSIDEKYLIATSEQPIAAYHRDEWLPESALPIRYAGISTCFRQEAGSHGRDTRGIFRVHQFEKIEQFVLTSPHDNKSWEIMEEMISNAENFYKTLGIPYRVVNIVSGALNHAASKKLDLEAWFPGSGAFRELVSCSNCLEYQARRLLVRYGQTKKMNAATEYVHMLNATMCATTRVICALLEVHQTEDGIQVPEALKQWMPEQYQEIIPFVKPAPIDLEAAAAAKKGKKK; encoded by the exons atggtTTTAGACTTAGATCTATTCAGAGCCGATAAAGATGGTGATCCAGATAAAATTCGTGAGAATCAACGCAAGCGGTACAAGGATGTGGCACTCGTGGATACTGTAGTAGAACAAGACACACTTTGGAGAAAGTTGCGTCATGATGCGgataactttaataaactgaaaaatgtgtGCAGTAAAGAAATTGGGTTGAAGATGAAAAACAAAGAGCCAGTCGGGCCTGAAGATGATCCAGTTCCATCTGAAGTAGCAGATaaccttattaatatttcaaatgaaCAGCTAAAGCCATTGACTGTTAATCAAATTAAGAAg GTCCGTGTCCTAATTGACGAagctattacaaaaaatgaGCAAAATCTTTTAGCCGCTGAGAAGCTTCGTTCATCTGCCTTAAGAGAGGTTGGTAACCATCTGCATGAATCGGTACCtgttgatgatgatgaagatCATAATGCTGTAGAAAGAACCTTTGGTGACTGTACCATGAAGAAAAATTACTCTCATGTTGATCTTATATGCATGATTGATG GTATGGATGGAGAAAGAGGGTCTGCTGTAGCTGGTGGCAGGGGATACTACCTCAAAGGCCCAGCTGTATTTTTAGAGCAAGCTTTAGTACAATTGTCcctaagaattttatttcacaaagGATATACTCCATTATACACCCCATTCTTTATGAGAAAAgag gTGATGCAAGAAGTAGCTCAACTTGCACAATTTGATGAAGAACTTTATAAAGTAATTGGAAAGGGTTCTGAAAACAAAGGAGACAATAGCATTGATGAGAAGTATTTGATTGCTACATCAGAACAACCAATTGCAGCTTACCACCGGGATGAGTGGCTCCCAGAATCTGCATTACCTATtag gtatGCAGGTATATCAACATGTTTTAGACAAGAGGCCGGTTCTCATGGCCGTGACACACGAGGTATATTCAGAGTTCATCAATttgaaaag ATAGAACAATTTGTCCTGACATCCCCACATGATAACAAATCTTGGGAGATAATGGAGGAAATGATAAGCAATGCTGAAAACTTTTACAAAACACTAGGCATTCCATACAGAGTGGTTAACATAGTGTCTGGGGCACTCAACCATGCAGCTTCTAAAAAGCTGGATTTAGAAGCTTGGTTCCCTGGATCAGGAGCATTTAGGGAGCTAGTTTCCTGCAGTAATTGCTTGGAGTACCAGGCCAGGAGATTGCTTGTTcg GTATGGTCAAACAAAGAAAATGAATGCAGCAACAGAGTATGTGCACATGCTCAATGCAACAATGTGTGCCACTACGCGAGTTATTTGTGCTTTACTTGAAGTTCACCAAACTGAGGATGGCATTCAG gtACCAGAAGCATTAAAACAATGGATGCCTGAACAGTATCAAGAAATAATACCATTTGTGAAACCAGCGCCTATTGATTTAGAAGCTGCAGCCGCTGCCAAAAAGggaaagaagaaataa